The following DNA comes from Armatimonadota bacterium.
GAGGCGGATCTCCTGGGGCGGCTGGGTGGGGATGAGTTCGGGGTTCTCCTCTACCCCGCGGATGAGGCAAGGGCCTGGACCGTCGCAGAGCGGATCGTGCGGGCGGTGCGGGAGTGGGCGCAGGCGGAGCTCGATGCCCGCCTACGGATCACCTGCAGCTGCGGCATCGCCCTTTTCCCGGACCACGCCCCCACCGCGGACGGCCTCCTCACCGCCGCGGACGCCGCCATGTACGCGGTGAAGGTCCGGGGCGGGGATGGGGTGGCGGTGTTCGCCCAGGAGAACCCGGTTTTCACCGGCCCCCTCTGGAAGGACTCTGAGCCACAAAGCCCCCCTCCCTGAGCCCGCTCCCCTCGATGAACTGAGGCTCACCCCCTCGGAGAGTCGGGTCGGACTCTTTAGCGCGCGGTGGGCGCGGTCTACTTCCGGACGAGGAAGGGGGCGTGAGGGGCAGGTGCTTCACGGCCTGCGGGAGGGGAGGAGGAGGCGGAAGGGACGTGGGGGTGGTACGGTTCAGGATTGCAGACGGCTTTGGGGTGGCATGAGGAGCCTGCGACCCCCGGAGGATGTCCGGAAGGCCCGCCATGGGTCCTCCTTCCTTCGTCTCCACCTGCGGCTCCCGTGAGGATCGGGCCACCAGGGTGACCTTCCCGGAGTGCTGGGCCAGCACGACCCGGGGGACCGAGGAAGCCGGCACCTCCAGGGTCACCGCCACGGTGCCCGGCACACTCGGTTCCTGTCCTGTGGACCGGTCCACCCGGATCACCCTGGCTCCCCGGACAAGAACCCGGGTGACCGGGGAGGGCCGCGTGAAGGTGCCGAGCACGTCCACCCGATCCCCCGGGAGAAGCCGGCCCATGACCGCGTCCGTGGCGGGCACCACCACGGTGACTGCCTGCATCCCCTCCTCCACGGAGCCTGCCACGTCCACCACTCCTCCGGGTCGCTGGAGGGCGTCCGTGGTGAGGATCTCTCCGGGCGCGATGGGGCGCCTCGCTGCCATGCCCGCGACCTCCTCGAACCCCGAGACCGCGTTCGGAGGCACCCGGTCGCGCGGCAACCGCTCCTGCCGCACGGCTTGAGGAAGGATTGCTTCACCCGGGGAGATCCCGGATGCTGCCACGAGCACCTGAGCCTCTGTGGGCGGTTCGTGGGCCGGCGAGGCCAGCATCCACACCCCGGCTGCCGAGAGGGCCAACACGAGGCCCGAGAGGGCCATCCCTGCGGGCACCAGCACCTTGTCCAGCAGGGGGCCGAGTCCGTCGGTCCGCCTGGGCACCGGCTTCACCTTTCCGCCTTCCCGCTTCGCCCCATCCAAACCCATCCTCACTGCCCTCCGGGTTGGGAGTCCTTCCAGGGCCGGATCTGGGCGATCACCCTCCCGTCCACGTACACGAGGATCACGCACGGCCCCGGGCAGGAGACGGGTACCCGCACAGAGGTCGCGCCCCGGTGCTCTGCCTCGTACAGCACCCGGGAGCCTTCTCCCTCTGCCACCACCACCCGAACCCGGGCCGTCCGGCCTACCTCGAGTTCTATCTCCCCGGTTCCCGCACGGCCCCCGGGCCTCCAGGCCACCCTTTCCCCCAAGCCCTCCCCGGGCCTGCCCGCCGAATCGGAGGGGGGACGAGGTTGGCCCAGGGGGAGAGCAGGTGCCTGCTCTACGGCCCGGGCCGCGGCATCCGCGAGCCTCACTCCCGAGCCCTCCAGGGCCGCCCGGAGCTTCGAGAGGGCTTCTGACCGGCTCTGCCACCCGAACACCACCACGCCCTCATATATCCCAACACCTCCCTCCTGCCCGACCCGATACAGCTCCCCCCTGCCGTAGACGCCCTCGAAGGCTCCAGCCCCGGCCGCGGGATCCATCTCCATCTGCAGCCGCTCTCCCTCCCCCCACACCCGCAGGAGGATCCTCCCCGCGGGCAACCGGACCTCCAGGGTCCCTTCCGGAGGGCCCTGCTTTGTCATCATCACGTACCGCTGCCGCATGGCTAACCGCCCCGACGCCTGCATTCCCAGGAGTTCCACCGTGGCCTCGTGCTCATAGATCAGGGTGGCCGGCAGCACCGGGAGCCCGATCAGCAAAATCGAGACCGCGGAGGGCGCCCAGGCCTCCGACCAGTTGGTCCCCGTATACCGGAGGCGGAGCCGTACCAACAGGCCAAGCCCTTGCCCAGGGGGCACCACGTCCTCTTGGGCCCGGGCCTCCGGTTGGGGAGAGGGTTGCACAACCGGTGCCGCAGGCGGGGAGGCCGTGGGTTGAGGGAGCGGGACCGGCGTGGGAGTGGGGGGTGGAGGTTGCGGGCTTGGAGGAGGGGCGAGAGGCCTCTGGGCCCGCGGCCGATGGGTAGCCGCAGCGCTCGGGGTCTTCTGGGGCGGGGAGGTCCGGGGGGCAGCAGGCCGGGGCGGAGCGATCTCTACCACGTCCGCGGTGCGGCGGCGGCCCACCTTCACCCAGAACACCAGGAGTTGTCCCCCCACCCGCACATGGAGGTTCGTGGCGCCGGCCCGTCCCACCGCGTACAGGGCCACGGTTCCCTCCCGGGCCCGCACCCACGCCCGCACCACCCGCTGGTTTCCCACCGCGATGTACTCCACGGGGCGTGGGAAAAGCAAAAACAGCGTGTAGCCGGGCTGGACCGTAAGAGGGACGCGCTGGCCGGGCGAAATGGCGAGCCTGAGCCGGGCCGGAGGCTCCGGGGGCGGGGCGGCCAGCACGGGAATGGCCAGCAAGAACGCGGCAACCACGGCCGCGGCCCGGAGGCCGGTGCGCCGGTTTCTCAGCCCTCCCATGGCGGTCCCCTCACGGGGTGGTGTACGTCACCTGCAGGGAGGGGGCGAAGAACTGCTCAAGGTCGTCAGCACCGCCGGGGGTCGGGATCACCGCGAAACGGAAACGAATCCCGATGTGGCTCCGGGAGAGCTGAGCCCGCACGAGGCTCGTGGCGTCGAAGGAGAAGGAAACCGGTGCAAGCGCCTGCACTCCCCCGAAGACCGCGATCGCGGAGGCAAGGGGAGAAGCGAGGTAGTCGTCCGGAGCCAGGATCCCGGGGGAGGAATCATCGAGCCAGGCCACCCCATCGGCCCAGAGGTTGTTTCCGGCACCCCATGGATTGCCAGTGACCGTCTGCCGCTGGCCGGTATAGACCGCGCTCACCACGTTCGCCCCGGGAACCTGGAGCTCCGGAGGGACCCGGAAGGCAACAAAGGCCGCGGCAAGGGCGTTCGCCCCCCCGCACGGGTTCTGCCCCGCAGCGTCAAAATCCTCTCCCGCCATCATCACAGGGGAGACCGCTCCGTTGCTGCACACTGTTCCCGCCACCACGGGCCCAAGCACCACGGTGACAGGGGCAGAGGGAGCCCGGGTGGTGAACCGCCACGTGTACGGCTGCAGCAGGACCCGGCCGTCTACGGCTTCCACCCCCGGCTCCACGGTCACCGTGTAGGAGGTGCTGTTCGCGAGCCGCAGCCCACTCAGCCGCACGCCCTGCCCGCCGGAGGTGAGGGTGCAGGAAGTTGGGCCCGCGAGGGGAGGGGGGTCGATGCTGATGGACAGGCACGCGGTGGTGCGTCGGATGATGTCGCTGAAGAGCACCACGATCTCCGTGAGCGGAGAAACTCCCGTCTCCCCGTCCCGAGGTACCGTGGAAACCACCTGAAGGAAGGGTGGGGGAGCCGGGGTGATGGGAGAGGCGGTGGGGGTTGGGGTGGGTGCGGGGGGCGGATTCGTCGCCGCCAGAAGCGGCAGGAGCCCACACCCAGACGTCAGGAGAACCGCAAGCAGGGCCAGGGAAAGCCTTCCGGTGCGGTGCACCTCGCCCCCTTGAACCTTTTTACGGTTATCGTCCGAAATCTTACGAGTGACCCCGGCGTGCGTCAAGCGGACCGCATCCGACGCCGCACCCGTGCGGAGGGGATCCCCGCCAGTTCCCGGTACTTGGTCACCGTCCGCCGCGCCAGGCAATACCCTTCCGCCCGCAGCCGCGCCACCAGATCCTCGTCCGTGAGGGGCCGGTCCAGGGGCTCTGCGGCCACCAGTTCCCGGATCCGCTCCCGCACGGGGAGGCTTGCGTCGAAGAACACCTCGAAGGAGACCACGCGACCATCGGGCATCTGCACGAACTTGCCCGTAACCGCCCGGCTCACCGTGGATTCACAAACTCCCAGTTCCCGAGCCACCTGCGTGAGGGTGAGGGGGCGGAGGTACCGGGGGCCGTGGTCGAGGAATGCCCGCTGGTAGCGGGCGAGGAACTCCGCACACCGGTAGAGCATGGTGTTGCGCCGGCGCACCGCCTCGATAAAGAGCCGGCCCCGGCGCAGGTGAGCCCGCAGCCGATCCCGCTCTTCAGGCGTGAGGTTCGCGGCCAGGAGCGCCCGCCGCACGAGGGGGTTAATGCGGAGGGTGAGGGCACCGCTGGCCACGAGTTCCACCCGGTAGCCCTCCTCCGTGCGGGTGATCACCACGTCCGGAACCGCCAGTTCCTCAGGCCGTACCTCGCGCCCCTCATGCTCCGCGTGGAAGGCCTCCGCGGGCGCGGGAACCGTGTGGGTCCGCAGGTAGCGAAGGATCTCGTGCACGGTCTCCGGCCGCACCCCCAATCGCGCGGCCACCGCCTCGTGCCGCCCCCGGGCCAGATCCTCCAGGTGGTGAGCCACCAGGGCCTCGGCCAGCCCGCGGAGCGGGTGGTCCGGAAGCCGCTCCAGTTGCAGCAGCAGGCACTCCCGCAGGTCCCGGGCCCCGACGCCCGCGGGCTCCAGGGCCTGCACGGCCCGCAGGGCCTGCTCCGCGAGCGCCTCGGGGATCCCGAGCTCCGCGGCCACGTACCGGAGCTCCCCGTCGAGGTAGCCCCGGGGATCCAGGTAGCCCAGCAGGTGCAGGGCCACCCGTTGGATCTTCGGGTCCCGCACGCTCACCCGCAGCTGTGCCTCCAGGTGGTCCAGGAGGTTCGTGGGCGCCCGGGCAAACTCCAGGGGGGATGGACGTTCCTCCCGGGCGCCCGGATCCCTCCGCTCCCACCCGAACCGGGCCGAGCCGCCCAGGAGGCTGTAGCCGCACCGGCCGCACGAGATGCCCTCCGCTTCCATGCCACACTGGGGGCAGATCCACGGCACCCGCTCCAGCACCGGGTTCTCCGAGAGCTCCTGCTCCACCCGACTCACCAGCTCCTGAAGGGAGAGGGGCAGGATGGCGTTCGCCGCGAGCACCACTTGCAGGGCTCGGGCCTCAGGCTGAACCACCGCTACGGGTGCGAGCTCCAGGCTGACCATACCTTCCTCCGCTACCGAAGGGCCCTCCGGATGGCCTCCACCAGGCGTGCCTGATCGAAGGGCTTTACTACGAAGTCCCGGGCACCCGCCTGGATGGCCTCCACCACCAGGGCCTGCTGTCCCATGGCGCTCACCATGACGATGCGGGCCGCGGGATCCCGGCGCAGGATCTCCCGCACCGCCCGCACTCCATCCATCTCCGGCATGGTGATGTCCATGGTGACCACGTCGGGTTTGGTCTCCTCGTACCGCTCGATGGCTTCCAAGCCGTTGCTGGCCTCCCCCACCACCTGGAAACCACTGTTGGTGAGGACCTCGCGGAGCATGGCCCGCATGAAGGCCGCGTCGTCCACTACCAGGACCCTAGCCGACATGCGCCAGTTCCTCCTCTCGTACCGCGAGGCGCACCAACCGCGCGGGGTCCAGGATGAGGGCCACCCGCCCGTCCCCTAGGATGGTGGCCCCCAGCACCCCGGGCACCTCGCCGAGGTAGTTCCCCAAGGGTTTCACCACGACCTCCCCCTCGCCCACCACCCCGTCCACCCACAGCCCCACCCGCCGCCGGCCGAAGCTCACCACCACGCACAGGAGCCGGTCTGGGTCCGGAGGTACGGGAAGATCCAGGATCTCGTGCACGGACACCAGGGGGAGCACCGAACCCCGCAGCACCGTGGTGCGGCACGCACCCACCCGGTGTACCCGGGAGGCCGGGATCTCCACGATCTCGTGCACCGACGAGATGGGGACCACATAGCGCTCCCCCCCGCAGGTCACCGTCACAGCCCGCACGATGGCCAGGGTGAGGGGAAGCCGCAGGAGGAATCGGGTGCCCCGGCTCCGCTCCGTCTCCACCTCCAGGCTTCCGCCCACCGCCTGCACGCCAGCCCGCACCGCATCCATGCCCACGCCCCGGCCGGAGACGTCCGTGACCACCGCGGCGGTGCTGAGCCCCGGGTGGAAGATGAGTTCCACCGCCTCCCGCTCCGTCAGGCGCGCGGCGGCCTCTGGGCTGAGGATGCGCAGCTCCACGGCCCGGCGGCGCACCCGATCCGTGTCGATCCCCCGACCATCGTCCTCCACCACCACCACGATCCCGTCCTCCTGGTAGGCCGCCAGGCGCAGCCGGCCCGTCCGCGGCTTTCCGAGCCGCTCCCGCTCCTCCGGGGACTCGATGCCGTGGTCCACCGCGTTGCGCACGAGGTGCATGAGCGGGCCGCCGATCTGCTCCAGGATGGACCGGTCCAGCTCTACGTCCTGCCCCTCCAGCACCACCTCCACCTCCTTGCCGGACCGTCGTGCCAGGTCCCGCACGTACCGGGGGAAGCGGCTGAAGAGGTGCTCCATGGGCAGCATGCGGGTCTTGAGCACCTGGGCCTGCAGGTCCGTGGCCACGCGGCCCAGGTGAGCCGTGGCGTCCAGGATCTCCTCTAGGAGGCCGTGGGCCCTCTCGCCCGCGCGCAGTCGGTGGGCGATCTGCTGGAACCGGATGCGATCCACCACCAGTTCCCCCACCAGGTTCATGATCCGGTCCAACCGCTCCACATCCACCCGCACGGTGCGCAGGGCGGCCCGCCGGCTCACCTCCGGATCCTGCAGGAGCTTGCCCCGAGCCTGCGGGCCCAGATCCAGCCACCGTTCGTCCCGCGGGGCCTCCGAAGCGGGCAGGACCCGTACGGATTCCACGTCTGCGCCCGAGAGGAGCTCCAGGAGGACCTCTGGCTCCCGCACCCGGGCCCGGCAGCTCAGCTCCAGATCCAAGGCCCCCCCACGGATCTCCTCCTCGGAGGGCACCACCTGTTCGACCTCGCCTTCCCGGCGAAGTATCTGCAGCAGGGCGAGTGCCCGGGCTGCCCGCATGGGGCAGTCCTCCCGCAGCCGGATCCGCACCTCCACGGGGTGGAGCGTCTCCGCGGAGGCTCCCTCCTGCCAGGCCTCCAACTGCCGCACCAGCTCCCCCACCTCCGTGCGCTCCTCGCCTGTCTCCGCCACCTCCTGCCGCAGGGATCGGAGCGCATCCACGCACGCGAGCAGGAGGTCCGCCAAGCCCTCCGCGCTCCGGCGTCCCCCTCGCAGCGCGTCCAGCACCTCCTCCATGCGGTGCGTGAGTTCCGCCATGCGTCGGAACCCGAGCGCCGCCGCACTTCCCTTGAGGGTGTGGGCGCTGCGAAAGAGGCTCTGCACGAGCCCTGCATCCGCGCCCTCGCGCTCCAGCTGCAGCACCCCCTCCTCCAGGATCTGCAGGTGCTCCTCTGCCTCCGCGAGGAAGGTGGGGAGGAGCTTAGCGAGGTGCACCGTCCCCCTCCGGGTGCGTAAGGGCGGGCTCGAGGTCCCGCAGGGCCTGCTGCTCAGCGATCTCCAGTACCCGGTGCAGGTCCAGCAGGAGGATGAGCCCCTCCCCGTGCTTGGCGACGCCCCGAAGGAACGCCACCTGGCCTGTGGCCAGCAGCTCCTCCGGGGGCACCACGCTGCGAGCGGGAATCCGCAACACCTCCAGCACCGCGTCCACCACCACGCCCACCCGGCTTCCGTTCATCTCCACCACCACGATGCGGGTCGCGCCGTCCCGCTCCCCCGCGGGGAGCCCGAACCGCCGCCGCAGGTCCAGCACGGGGATCACCTGCCCCCGGAGGTTGATGACCCCCTCTACGAACTCGGGTGCCCGGGGGATGCGGGTCACCTCCTGCATCCGGATGATCTCGTGCACGTGCTCGATGGCGAAGCCGTACCGCTCCCGGTCGAGCCGCACCACCACCAGGTGCTGCTCCAGCTCACCCGTGGCTTTCCGGTCCACCGCACTCACCTCCCTGACTCCAGCTCCACGCGGACCTCGCCGCTTTGGAGGGCCTCCACGAAGACATCCACCACCTCCGGATCGAACTGCCGTTCCCGCTGGGCCCGCAGCTCCTCCATCGCGGCCTCCACGGGAACCGGGGGGCGGTAGATGCGGCCCGCGGTCATCACCTCGAAGGCGTCCACCACGGCCAGGATGCGGGCCCCCACCGGGATCTCCTTTCCCGCAAGCCCCATGGGGTATCCGCGGCCGTCCCACCGTTCGTGGTGGTGCAGGACCCAGCGCACCACGTCCTCCCCGAATCCCGCCGCGGAGAGGATCTCCGCGCCCATCACCGTGTGCCGCTTGACGACCTCGTACTCCTCCGGGGTGAGGGGTCCGGGCTTGAGCAGGATGGCGTCGCGGATGCCGATCTTGCCCACATCGTGCAGCATCCCCGCCACCCGCAACTCCTGCAGGCTGAGCTCCGAAAACCCCAACCGCCGGCCCACGGCCACCGCGTAGCACGCGAGCCGTTCACTGTGCCCCCGCAGGGTGGCCTCATGGAGCTCACAGGCATAGGCCAGGGCGTTCACGAGGCTCTGGTTCGCCTGCTGGACCCGGCGCACGAGATCCACCTGGAGGAGCGGAAGAGCCCCCAGCACACCCAGCAGGTTCAACAGCTCCCGGTGCACGGGGCCGAAGGGTTCGCGGGACCGGGTTCGGAAGACGGTGAGGGCTCCCAGGGTACGGCCCGCGGTGGCCAGCGTCGCGGTAAGCACCTCCCCCGAGTCCTCTGCGGGTAGGCGCGCATGGGTCAGGCGGTCGGGCAGGAGCGTCCACAGGTGTTCCGCCAGCGAGCCGCCCGCCTGCTGCACCGTGGCCACCACCAGGTCCTGGGCCTGCGGGTTCAGGGTCACCACCGCGGCCCGATCCGCGCCCAGGCTGTGCCGGGCGATCTCCACCAGCCGCCGCAGCACCTCCTCCGGGCTGCCGTCTGCGGGCACCAGCTCCCGCAACCGCTGGAGCGGCCGCAGCACCGCAAGCTGCAGCTCTTCCCGGAAGATCCGGTGAGCGCGCACCGCGGAGTGTACCTCCTCCGCGAGAGCCTCGCCCGTAACAGGCGGTGCCAGCAGGGCCCGCGCGCCCTGTCGCACCGCCTCTGGCATCCGCGCGGGCGGGGCCACGGCCACCACGGGGAGGTGCGGGTACGTCCGGGCGAGCACGGCCACGGCCTCCAGGCCCTCCTCGCCCATGGCCGCCACGTCCACCGCGAGGGCGTCTGCCTCCCCGCTCAGAAGCGCGGCCCGCGCCGCGTCCAGGGTGGGGACCCAGCGGAAGGCCACCGCGTTTCCGCCCCCCTCCAGGGGATCCGGCCTCAGCACCACGCACCGCAGCGGCTCCACGCGGCTGCCTCCTACCCGTGGGATTGCAACTCCCGTGCCGTGCACCACTCAGGAAGCCCCGTCCAGCCGGATGTCCGCGGCGCCGATCCACTCGTCCTGGGTCAGGATGACGGCCCGGTGGATCACCGCCTCCAGTTCCCGCACGTTCCCGGGCCACGAGTACTCCAGGAGCTTGCGCAGGGCCGCTTCCCGCAGGCCCCGCACGGGCTTGCCCATCTGTTTCCGGTACTTCTGCACGAAGAACTCCGCGAGCAGGGGCACGTCCTCCACCCGCTCCCGGAGGGGCGGAAGCCGCAGGGTCACCACGTTGAGCCGGTAGTACAGGTCCTCCCGGAAGGTCCCCTCCTGCACCATCCGCACAAGGTCCCGGTTGGTGGCCGCCACCACCCGGCAATCCACCTTGATGGGTCGGGTGCCGCCCACCCGTTCCACCACCCGTTCCTGCAGCACCCGCAGCAGCTTCACCTGCATCCGGGGTGACATCTCACCCACCTCGTCCAGGAAAATGGTGCCCCCATGGGCCTGCTCGAACTTCCCCGGTCGGGAGGTGAGCGCATGGGTGTAGGCACCTTTCTCGTGGCCGAAGATCTCCGTCTCCAGCAGGGTTTCGGGGATGGCGCCGCAGTGCATCACCACCAGCGGCCCGCTGGCTCTGCGGCTCTGCAGGTGGATGGACCGGGCCACCAGCTCCTTGCCTGTGCCGCTCTCACCCACCAGCAGCACCGTGGCGTCCGTGGGAGCCACGATGGAGGCCACCCGCAGGACCTCCAGCATGGCAGGGCTCGTCCCCACCACCCCGTCGAACCGGTACGCCCGAGCTAGATCCGCCTGCAGGCGGGCCCGTTCCTCCCGCAGCCGCCGCTCCTGGGCCAGCTCCAGTACCCGGACGAAGAGCCGCTCCTCCCACCCGGGCCCGGCAAGGAAGTCCAGGGCGCCGTTGCGCACCGCGACCACCGCCTCCTCCACGGTGCCTTCGGGACGCACCACGAGCACCGGGCAACCCGGGAAGGCGGCCACCAGTTCCGGCACCGCCCTCGGATCCACGGTGACCACCACGTGGGCCGAGCCCGGATCCTTCCCCCGGCTCATCAGAACATCCGCCCCCTCCTGCTCCAACCGCACCCCCACGGCCTCCAACAGGCCCTGCCCGTCCACCAGGAGGACGGTGAGGCCCCGCAAGGGGCTCGCGAAGGATTCCGCGGTGCTCGTGATGGCGGCAGCCGGCATCGCGCCCGATCCGTTCCGGTTGCGAGGATCCCAAGGGGACTCGCGTCCGAACATTATGCAAAAACCGTGCCGCAAGTCCGGACGCTACACGGTGAACCGGGCCACGAGCCGCTCCAGCTCCCCGGCCGCCTGCGCCAGGCGTTGAGCGCTTTGGGAGACCTCCCGGGTGCTGCTGGCGATCTGCTCCGTGGCGGCACTCCCCTCCTCCGCGGAGGCGCTGTTCTGCTGCGCCAGTTGCAGCAGCTGCGCCACGATCCCCTCAATCTGCTGGGCGCTCGCCGCCAGCTGCTGGGTGGCCGCGGAGATCCCCTCCACCCGGGCGGTGACATCGTGGACGCTGGCGCGGATCCGCTGGAAGGCCTCCCCGGCCTCGTCCACGAGTTTCACCCCACTCGCCACCTCCCGCGCGCCCTGCTCCATGGTTCGCACAGCCCGCTCCGTCTCCCCCTGGATCTCCTCCAGGATCCCCGCGATCTGCTCTGCTGCCTGCGCGCTCTCCTGCGCCAACTTCCGCACCTCCTCCGCCACCACCGCAAACCCCCGCCCCTGCTCCCCAGCCCGCGCCGCCTCAATGGCCGCGTTCAGCGCCAAAAGATTCGTCTGCGACGCAATCTCCGTGATCAACTTCACGATCCGCCCGATGTTCCGCCCTCGCTCCCCCAGCGCCCCGATCACCCGACCCATCTCCTCCGCGGCCCGTCGGATCTCGCCCATGGCCTGCACGACCCGTTCCACCCGCAGGGCTCCCTCCACCGCGGCCTCCCGGGCCTGCTGGGCCAGGGAGGCCGTACGTCCCGTGTTCTGGGCCACCTCCTCCAAGCTCTGGCTGATCTGTCGCACGGTCTCCGTGGTCTCCGTCACGCTCCGGACCTGCTGCTCCGCCCCACCCGCCACCTGCTGTACCACCCGGCTGATCTCCTCCGCGCTCCGGCTCACCTGCTCGCTGCCTGCGGCCACCTGCTGAGCAGCGCTCGCCACCTCCCCCGCGGTGGCGGCGATCCGGTGGACGAGGGTGAGTAGCTGCTCCGCGGTCTGGTTGAAGCAGTGAGCCACCCGACCGAGCTCGTCCTCCCCCCGCACGGGGATCCGCACCCGAAGGTCTCCGTCCGCCAGGGCCATGAGGGCGGAGCGAACCGCGGCCACCTGGCTCCCTATCCCCCGCGCGGAGAACACCGCCAGTCCCCCGCCCACCACGAACCCGAGCAGCAGCACAGTCCACAGGGCCCTGCGCATCCCCGCGGCGCGGGCCCCGGCGGCGCTCAATTGGGCCCGGGTGGCACTTTCAAAGGCATCCTGCACCTGGCCGATGTACTGTCGGGTCGGCTCCAAGGTGCTGAGCACCGTGGTCCGCGCCCGCTGGAGGGCGGTGTATGTAGGAAGCTCTCCCCGCTCGTACAGCTTCCACACCGCGGTGATCTCCTGCCGCCACCGGTGCACCCCGTCCGCAAATCCGTCCAGCAGCACGACGATCCCCTGTTCGGGTACGAGCTGCTTGGCCTGGGTTGCCCGCGCCACCGCGCGGTTCAGGTTCTCATCCACCGCCTGGGCCAGCTCCCGATAGCTGGCCTGCCAGGTCGGCGTGGCCAGCAGGAGGTAGAAAGCCGAAAGGGCCCGGTACAGGTCCCGGTCCGCCTGGAGCACCAAGGCCAGGGCCGCGGCCCTCCGGTTCCCCAGGGTCTCCAGGTCCCGGTGCACCGTGCCCACGCTCCGCAGCCCTACTAGACCCACCGCAAGCCCCA
Coding sequences within:
- a CDS encoding Ig-like domain-containing protein, whose translation is MHRTGRLSLALLAVLLTSGCGLLPLLAATNPPPAPTPTPTASPITPAPPPFLQVVSTVPRDGETGVSPLTEIVVLFSDIIRRTTACLSISIDPPPLAGPTSCTLTSGGQGVRLSGLRLANSTSYTVTVEPGVEAVDGRVLLQPYTWRFTTRAPSAPVTVVLGPVVAGTVCSNGAVSPVMMAGEDFDAAGQNPCGGANALAAAFVAFRVPPELQVPGANVVSAVYTGQRQTVTGNPWGAGNNLWADGVAWLDDSSPGILAPDDYLASPLASAIAVFGGVQALAPVSFSFDATSLVRAQLSRSHIGIRFRFAVIPTPGGADDLEQFFAPSLQVTYTTP
- the rpoN gene encoding RNA polymerase factor sigma-54, which gives rise to MVSLELAPVAVVQPEARALQVVLAANAILPLSLQELVSRVEQELSENPVLERVPWICPQCGMEAEGISCGRCGYSLLGGSARFGWERRDPGAREERPSPLEFARAPTNLLDHLEAQLRVSVRDPKIQRVALHLLGYLDPRGYLDGELRYVAAELGIPEALAEQALRAVQALEPAGVGARDLRECLLLQLERLPDHPLRGLAEALVAHHLEDLARGRHEAVAARLGVRPETVHEILRYLRTHTVPAPAEAFHAEHEGREVRPEELAVPDVVITRTEEGYRVELVASGALTLRINPLVRRALLAANLTPEERDRLRAHLRRGRLFIEAVRRRNTMLYRCAEFLARYQRAFLDHGPRYLRPLTLTQVARELGVCESTVSRAVTGKFVQMPDGRVVSFEVFFDASLPVRERIRELVAAEPLDRPLTDEDLVARLRAEGYCLARRTVTKYRELAGIPSARVRRRMRSA
- a CDS encoding sigma-54 dependent transcriptional regulator, with amino-acid sequence MPAAAITSTAESFASPLRGLTVLLVDGQGLLEAVGVRLEQEGADVLMSRGKDPGSAHVVVTVDPRAVPELVAAFPGCPVLVVRPEGTVEEAVVAVRNGALDFLAGPGWEERLFVRVLELAQERRLREERARLQADLARAYRFDGVVGTSPAMLEVLRVASIVAPTDATVLLVGESGTGKELVARSIHLQSRRASGPLVVMHCGAIPETLLETEIFGHEKGAYTHALTSRPGKFEQAHGGTIFLDEVGEMSPRMQVKLLRVLQERVVERVGGTRPIKVDCRVVAATNRDLVRMVQEGTFREDLYYRLNVVTLRLPPLRERVEDVPLLAEFFVQKYRKQMGKPVRGLREAALRKLLEYSWPGNVRELEAVIHRAVILTQDEWIGAADIRLDGAS
- a CDS encoding response regulator, producing MSARVLVVDDAAFMRAMLREVLTNSGFQVVGEASNGLEAIERYEETKPDVVTMDITMPEMDGVRAVREILRRDPAARIVMVSAMGQQALVVEAIQAGARDFVVKPFDQARLVEAIRRALR
- a CDS encoding chemotaxis protein CheA codes for the protein MHLAKLLPTFLAEAEEHLQILEEGVLQLEREGADAGLVQSLFRSAHTLKGSAAALGFRRMAELTHRMEEVLDALRGGRRSAEGLADLLLACVDALRSLRQEVAETGEERTEVGELVRQLEAWQEGASAETLHPVEVRIRLREDCPMRAARALALLQILRREGEVEQVVPSEEEIRGGALDLELSCRARVREPEVLLELLSGADVESVRVLPASEAPRDERWLDLGPQARGKLLQDPEVSRRAALRTVRVDVERLDRIMNLVGELVVDRIRFQQIAHRLRAGERAHGLLEEILDATAHLGRVATDLQAQVLKTRMLPMEHLFSRFPRYVRDLARRSGKEVEVVLEGQDVELDRSILEQIGGPLMHLVRNAVDHGIESPEERERLGKPRTGRLRLAAYQEDGIVVVVEDDGRGIDTDRVRRRAVELRILSPEAAARLTEREAVELIFHPGLSTAAVVTDVSGRGVGMDAVRAGVQAVGGSLEVETERSRGTRFLLRLPLTLAIVRAVTVTCGGERYVVPISSVHEIVEIPASRVHRVGACRTTVLRGSVLPLVSVHEILDLPVPPDPDRLLCVVVSFGRRRVGLWVDGVVGEGEVVVKPLGNYLGEVPGVLGATILGDGRVALILDPARLVRLAVREEELAHVG
- a CDS encoding HD-GYP domain-containing protein, giving the protein MVATVQQAGGSLAEHLWTLLPDRLTHARLPAEDSGEVLTATLATAGRTLGALTVFRTRSREPFGPVHRELLNLLGVLGALPLLQVDLVRRVQQANQSLVNALAYACELHEATLRGHSERLACYAVAVGRRLGFSELSLQELRVAGMLHDVGKIGIRDAILLKPGPLTPEEYEVVKRHTVMGAEILSAAGFGEDVVRWVLHHHERWDGRGYPMGLAGKEIPVGARILAVVDAFEVMTAGRIYRPPVPVEAAMEELRAQRERQFDPEVVDVFVEALQSGEVRVELESGR
- the cpaB gene encoding Flp pilus assembly protein CpaB, encoding MKPVPRRTDGLGPLLDKVLVPAGMALSGLVLALSAAGVWMLASPAHEPPTEAQVLVAASGISPGEAILPQAVRQERLPRDRVPPNAVSGFEEVAGMAARRPIAPGEILTTDALQRPGGVVDVAGSVEEGMQAVTVVVPATDAVMGRLLPGDRVDVLGTFTRPSPVTRVLVRGARVIRVDRSTGQEPSVPGTVAVTLEVPASSVPRVVLAQHSGKVTLVARSSREPQVETKEGGPMAGLPDILRGSQAPHATPKPSAILNRTTPTSLPPPPPLPQAVKHLPLTPPSSSGSRPRPPRAKESDPTLRGGEPQFIEGSGLREGGFVAQSPSRGGR
- a CDS encoding chemotaxis protein CheW translates to MDRKATGELEQHLVVVRLDRERYGFAIEHVHEIIRMQEVTRIPRAPEFVEGVINLRGQVIPVLDLRRRFGLPAGERDGATRIVVVEMNGSRVGVVVDAVLEVLRIPARSVVPPEELLATGQVAFLRGVAKHGEGLILLLDLHRVLEIAEQQALRDLEPALTHPEGDGAPR